A single Macaca fascicularis isolate 582-1 chromosome 13, T2T-MFA8v1.1 DNA region contains:
- the PFN4 gene encoding profilin-4 isoform X1, protein MSHLQSLLLDTLLGTKHVDSAALIKIQERSLCVASPGFNVMPSDVRTLVNGFAKNPLQTRREGLYFKEKDYRCVRADEYSLYAKNENAGVVVVKTHLYLLVATYTEGMYPSVCVEATESLGDYLRKKGS, encoded by the exons ATGAGCCATTTGCAGAGCTTATTGTTAGACACCCTCTTGGGAACCAAGCATGTGGACAGTGCAGCCCTCATCAAAATCCAGGAGCGGAGCCTGTGTGTAGCATCACCAGGttttaat GTAATGCCCAGTGATGTCCGAACACTGGTGAATGGATTTGCCAAGAACCCTTTGCAAACCCGAAGAGAAGGATTGTATTTCAAGGAAAAGGATTACAGATGTGTCCGGGCAGATGAATATTCTCTTTATGCCAAAAAT GAGAACGCTGGTGTGGTTGTGGTGAAGACCCATCTGTATCTTCTGGTGGCAACTTACACTGAGGGCATGTATCCTAGCGTCTGTGTGGAAGCCACAGAGAGCCTGG GAGACTacctaagaaaaaaaggaagttga
- the PFN4 gene encoding profilin-4 isoform X2: MSHLQSLLLDTLLGTKHVDSAALIKIQERSLCVASPGFNENAGVVVVKTHLYLLVATYTEGMYPSVCVEATESLGDYLRKKGS; encoded by the exons ATGAGCCATTTGCAGAGCTTATTGTTAGACACCCTCTTGGGAACCAAGCATGTGGACAGTGCAGCCCTCATCAAAATCCAGGAGCGGAGCCTGTGTGTAGCATCACCAGGttttaat GAGAACGCTGGTGTGGTTGTGGTGAAGACCCATCTGTATCTTCTGGTGGCAACTTACACTGAGGGCATGTATCCTAGCGTCTGTGTGGAAGCCACAGAGAGCCTGG GAGACTacctaagaaaaaaaggaagttga